From Anopheles darlingi chromosome 2, idAnoDarlMG_H_01, whole genome shotgun sequence, the proteins below share one genomic window:
- the LOC125952145 gene encoding uncharacterized protein LOC125952145, protein MGKLDVTVLRYLTKEDFRILTAIEMGMKNHELVPGALVAAIASLKAGGVHKLLRELCKHKLLTYERGKRFDGYRLTNMGYDYLALKSLTLRGSICGFGNQIGVGKESNIYTVVGDDETPLCLKLHRLGRVCFRNVREKRDYHGKRHRMSWLYLSRISATREFAYMKALYDRGFPVPKPIDFNRHCVIMELVDGYPMTNVCEVGNVEALYDDLMNLIVRLGNCGVIHGDFNEFNIMITQEQLPILIDFPQMISTSHPNAQMYFDRDVQGVRDLFRKKFGYESEDYPRFDDLERDDELDREVLCSGYGFTQEMEDDLLNEYHEGGNKNEEGSDEDDEETLADSDEEKPHDDRMVDDLDDKELEECRKKLEAEIKFSEEKPTQKVTKKEDANSAIMSYLQSMSVQDEMEKPEPIEDEETTANATNNVPEDGANTELYVEPTVEEDGKRDSVRDIESDDPESDPEDATVDRNSRQYRMMMVRKMLDDARSVRSYSTTASTIAPSLVTGRIKGDLQERQKRDLKKRCVPKGEASAVRRMRKDNNAVVKEYRGWDF, encoded by the exons ATGGGAAAACTGGATGTAACGGTGCTCCGTTACCTCACGAAAGAGGATTTTCGGATACTTACGGCG ATCGAAATGGGAATGAAGAATCATGAGCTGGTTCCCGGTGCACTGGTGGCCGCAATCGCTAGTCTTAAGGCTGGCGGAGTGCATAAATTGCTGCGCGAGCTTTGCAAGCATAAGCTGCTGACATACGAGCGAGGAAAACGAT TTGATGGTTACCGCTTGACGAATATGGGCTATGATTACCTCGCATTGAAGTCACTTACCCTACGCGGGTCCATCTGTGGTTTCGGAAATCAAATCGGCGTCGGCAAGGAATCCAACATCTACACGGTGGTTGGCGACGATGAGACTCCGCTCTGTCTTAAACTGCATCGGCTGGGTCGCGTTTGTTTCCGGAATGTAAGAGAGAAGCGTGATTACCACGGGAAGCGGCACCGCATGAGCTGGCTGTACCTGTCGCGCATTTCAGCTACACGTGAGTTTGCGTACATGAAAGCGCTGTACGATCGGGGTTTCCCCGTACCAAAGCCGATCGATTTCAACCGGCACTGTGTGATCATGGAGCTGGTCGATGGCTACCCCATGACGAATGTGTGCGAGGTCGGTAACGTCGAGGCGCTGTACGATGATCTGATGAACCTGATCGTACGGCTGGGCAACTGTGGCGTGATTCATGGAGATTTCAATGAATTCAACATCATGATCACCCAAGAACAGCTACCGATATTGATCGATTTTCCGCAGATGATTTCGACATCGCACCCGAACGCGCAAATGTACTTCGATCGCGATGTGCAGGGTGTGCGTGATCTCTTCCGAAAGAAGTTTGGCTACGAAAGTGAGGATTACCCACGGTTCGATGATCTCGAACGAGATGACGAACTGGATCGTGAAGTGCTCTGCTCAGGGTATGGATTTACGCAAGAAATGGAAGACGATCTGCTGAATGAGTACCATGAGGGTGGTAATAAGAACGAAGAAGGCtccgatgaagacgacgaggaGACACTAGCTGATTCGGACGAAGAGAAGCCTCATGACGATCGCATGGTCGATGACCTAGACGATAAGGAACTGGAGGAATGTCGTAAGAAGCTGGAAGCAGAAATAAAATTCTCCGAAGAAAAGCCAACACAAAAGGTCACCAAGAAAGAGGACGCAAACTCGGCCATTATGAGCTACCTGCAGTCCATGTCAGTAcaggatgaaatggaaaaaccggaaccgatcgaagatgaagaaacGACCGCAAATGCCACTAATAACGTGCCGGAAGATGGTGCAAACACAGAATTGTATGTAGAACCTACGGTGGAAGAGGATGGAAAACGTGATTCCGTTCGCGATATTGAATCGGATGATCCTGAAAGCGATCCAGAGGATGCGACGGTAGATCGCAATTCGCGGCAGTATcgtatgatgatggttcgaaaGATGCTGGATGATGCGCGTAGCGTTCGCTCGTACTCCACCACGGCCAGCACCATCGCTCCATCGCTTGTTACCGGTCGTATAAAGGGTGATTTACAGGAGCGTCAAAAGCGCGACCTGAAGAAGCGGTGCGTACCGAAAGGTGAGGCCAGCGCAGTCCGCCGAATGCGCAAAGATAATAATGCCGTGGTTAAAGAGTACCGAGGATGGGATTTTTAA
- the LOC125952127 gene encoding phospholipid-transporting ATPase ABCA1, giving the protein MARFLYLFVGKTLKQKLRHSVRNLVNTLFPVAFLLAVVLLGKRLTSVDESREINLNQGELVDYFPGEPLNKIYYTPNTTLIEELIEEVRRTLSVIDERVESFSSDSDLERALLNNENLCFGISFHNASLEGRLRYTIRTKNNNFRTDVIYSRDVFGSYSKRDNEYIESGFLALQNAIDRAFIARVTLTGNAERDKVSLQYGHVPLLTGQGPQEASRVTVGLGLLSVCFTVCSTYLLLLPLVEERACGMNEHLKLACLESYWNELAIFLVNFLHFFAIMAICIAIGAFGGIWDTNPAQIIYLIILTIVFLINLITFTFLMSATLESATIASAISPVCYFAPVLLSLIRAELAPFFVIFPVNGLLYGASIFHNFKSSGHRFEAGDLFTSGYPGMEVLSFFNLLNCMIIGCILWCFLWFYVTNVFPGRYGTPKSKSFFLSRKYWSRLRATVCGANSNRVSITSWQNPTDARTGEGALEEISLRQQAGAPTATGLGPTEERAGAHLEKLVSISNLNKVYKSRSSGAGAKVAVKDFSLSIYGHSITVLLGHNGAGKTTAMNIITGMVARTSGTIIVDGEYDSDRYRQQIGFCPQHNVSFPYLNCREHLEFFGRLRGMEVTEARQEAERILEKVNLLEKADCKVPALSGGMKRRLNLANAIIGRTKLLILDEPTSGLDPESRRDIWDVLLRLRQDHTILLTTHFMEEADMLGDWIAIMEYGELVAFGSPMFLKQQYGKGYTLKLLKRATGLDWQATLALIRQYVPDAIERSAVQQVCAVTLPYGAIDKYADLLQELELQKERLGIEAISINNATLEEVFLNSSNQNKAFQHHPESFDYVDGDASGSTHSSNNADPMANSTSKRSEMTIRWNVFWDCFLAIWVKKLIHIKRNVHVYGCLIALPLIVTFCCFALGSANEDTASTLPAVDLHAGPIQNALGFIVINRGAGNEIAANQQSQLNKDVIESNVNGMLAGGIELIVLENVSLIERLREESDRDYTAYRDRVVVGIEFNLTDTTDITVLHNNNLVHSSGIAQSLATSLLLRYYYGLADASVEVQNIPATRKQLIDLRTPLFFTEFISIAFMFYMLQFLQVPLLERLSGFRQLQNIKRHYWIATLAFDFTLHIVVCLMVVILAVLLDKERVFSAESYRLIFSVLLLYGLFALVVVYIVSQTVESANTAMTVMSYLMIIAVGGVFLLSDGYDNIKQNNIPIYALHVVPEFGLKHSMRVIYENQKLTAYESVSNKRTDEQNHKEAIYPIAFYIVSPIVAIVLAIVLDVIVENKINRERLNDNIVKIGTLKRRITFRKPAAGVSSDSPSVMEAGNGGLGRDVTDSSPTVYDDVDQEADTVNQLYVQDGSSDKEDQYALVVKNVRKNYGMHGAVNGISFAVKKGECFGLLGMNGAGKTTMFQMVSGNLPLSQGEIYMQGKKLDLNNEETYREKYGYCPQLDALLDFMTVYQVIDYFARLKSIPNREEVIRRWLTELDILAYTDHELRECSGGTKRKVNTILALIGNPSVVLLDEPTTGVDPKSRHFLWNSIKTIQRHNQTVLLTSHSMDECEELCDRLSIMVRGRLRCIGFIPQLKQRHGQGFNLLFKLQDTFAAADNSREECVQLIALIKDRFNATLQEEHKGMLKFLVNPTLKLSELFAQAEALKNERSNQIASYSINESSLEDIFLRFQKKHRRLESAF; this is encoded by the exons ATGGCTCGATTTCTGTACTTGTTTGTGGGTAAAACGTTGAAACAAAAACTTCGTCATTCCGTGCGCAACCTAGTGAACACGCTCTTTCCGGTAGCGTTCCTCCTGGCCGTGGTCCTACTAGGAAAGCGGTTGACCTCAGTGGACGAAAGCAGGGAAATCAATCTAAATCAG GGCGAACTGGTGGACTATTTTCCAGGAGAACctttaaataaaatttactacacaccaaacacaacatTAATCGAGGAACTCATCGAAGAAGTGCGTCGCACGCTGTCTGTTATCGACGAAC GAGTTGAATCATTCAGCAGCGATAGCGATCTAGAACGCGCCCTACTGAACAATGAGAACCTCTGCTTCGGTATCAGCTTTCACAATGCGTCCCTGGAAGGTCGCTTGCGGTACACGATTCGTACGAAAAATAACAATTTTCGCACTGATGTCATCTATTCGCGGGATGTTTTCGGTAGTTACTCGAAGCGAGACAACGAATACATCGAAAGCGGCTTTCTGGCGCTTCAAAATGCAATCGATCGTGCATTCATAGCACGCGTCACGTTAACCGGAAATGCTGAACGTGACAAGGTATCGTTACAGTACGGTCACGTTCCTCTGCTGACGGGCCAGGGGCCACAGGAAGCGTCACGGGTAACAGTAGGACTTGGATTGCTGTCGGTGTGCTTCACTGTTTGCAGCACCTATCTTCTCTTGCTACCGCTTGTTGAAGAGCGGGCATGTGGAATGAACGAGCATCTGAAGCTGGCATGCCTGGAGAGCTATTGGAATGAGCTGGCCATCTTTTTAGTGAATTTCCTACACTTTTTTGCCATCATGGCCATATGCATTGCGATAGGCGCTTTCGGTGGCATCTGGGATACCAATCCGGCTCAGATAATCTACTTGATTATCTTGACGATCGTGTTTCTGATTAATCTCATAACGTTTACCTTCCTGATGAGCGCCACTCTAGAATCGGCCACTATCGCATCCGCAATATCGCCAGTCTGCTACTTTGCCCCCGTTCTGCTCAGCTTAATTCGTGCCGAGCTGGCACCATTTTTCGTTATCTTTCCCGTAAACGGACTGCTGTACGGGGCCTCCATTTTTCACAACTTTAAATCATCCGGCCACAGGTTTGAGGCTGGTGACCTGTTCACAAGTGGTTACCCGGGCATGGAGGTACTCAGTTTCTTCAATCTGCTGAACTGCATGATAATAGGTTGCATTCTGTGGTGTTTTTTGTGGTTCTACGTAACGAACGTCTTCCCCGGTCGTTACGGTACACCAAAATCGAaatcttttttcctttcccgaAAGTACTGGAGCCGATTACGGGCTACGGTTTGTGGTGCGAATTCCAACAGGGTCAGCATTACTAGCTGGCAAAACCCGACGGACGCAAGAACGGGAGAGGGTGCATTGGAAGAGATAAGCTTGCGTCAGCAAGCGGGTGCACCTACTGCTACGGGTCTGGGTCCGACGGAGGAGCGAGCTGGTGCACACCTGGAAAAGCTGGTCAGCATATCAAACCTCAACAAAGTCTACAAAAGTCGTTCATCCGGTGCGGGCGCTAAGGTGGCGGTGAAAGATTTTTCGTTGTCTATTTATGGCCACAGCATAACGGTACTGTTGGGACACAACGGAGCGGGCAAAACGACGGCCATGAACATCATCACCGGTATGGTGGCCCGAACGTCAGGCACGATTATCGTGGACGGTGAATATGATTCCGATCGCTACCGGCAGCAGATAGGATTCTGCCCGCAGCACAACGTGTCCTTTCCGTATCTGAACTGTCGTGAGCATTTAGAATTCTTCGGTCGTTTGCGAGGAATGGAAGTGACCGAGGCTCGACAGGAAGCGGAACGCATACTGGAAAAGGTTAATTTGCTAGAAAAAGCAGATTGCAAGGTACCTGCCCTTTCTGGTGGCATGAAACGTCGCCTCAATCTGGCTAATGCCATCATTGGCCGAACTAAGCTACTCATACTGGATGAGCCAACCTCCGGGTTAGATCCGGAGTCAAGGCGCGACATCTGGGATGTGTTGCTACGGTTACGACAGGACCACACCATTCTGCTTACGACACACTTCATGGAGGAGGCTGACATGCTGGGCGATTGGATTGCAATCATGGAGTACGGTGAGCTGGTGGCGTTCGGTTCACCAATGTTTCTCAAACAGCAGTACGGTAAGGGTTACACATTGAAGCTTTTGAAGCGCGCTACCGGTCTGGATTGGCAAGCAACGCTCGCATTGATACGACAATACGTCCCGGATGCAATCGAGCGCAGTGCGGTACAGCAAGTCTGTGCCGTAACCCTGCCGTACGGGGCCATCGATAAGTATGCCGATTTGCTGCAGGAGCTGGAATTGCAAAAGGAACGATTAGGCATTGAAGCGATCAGTATTAATAATGCCACCTTGGAGGAGGTTTTCTTGAA TTCGAGCAATCAAAATAAGGCATTTCAACATCACCCGGAAAGTTTTGATTATGTCGATGGCGATGCTTCCGGCAGCACGCATAGCTCCAACAATGCCGATCCGATGGCGAATAGCACaagcaagcgaagcgaaatgacTATTAGATGGAACGTGTTTTGGGACTGCTTCCTTGCGATTTGGGTGAAGAAATTGATTCACATAAAGCGCAATGTGCATGTTTACGGTTGTCTCATAGCATTACCGTTGATTGTAACGTTCTGTTGTTTTGCGCTCGGTTCAGCCAATGAAGATACTGCAAGCACACTTCCTGCGGTTGATTTACACGCAGGACCAATACAAAATGCGCTTGGATTCATTGTCATTAACCGGGGAGCTGGAAATGAGATAGCAGCAAACCAGCAATCACAGCTGAACAAGGATGTAATTGAATCGAATGTGAACGGAATGCTAGCCGGCGGAATCGAGCTAATCGTTTTGGAGAACGTTTCACTAATCGAGCGGCTTCGAGAGGAAAGCGATCGGGATTATACAGCGTACCGTGACCGCGTGGTGGTTGGTATCGAGTTTAATCTTACGGATACCACGGATATAACGGTGCTGCACAACAATAATCTTGTGCACAGCTCGGGCATCGCGCAATCGCTTGCGACTTCGTTGCTTCTGCGGTACTACTATGGACTGGCTGATGCTTCAGTCGAAGTACAGAACATCCCGGCTACACGCAAACAGTTGATCGATCTTCGAACGCCCCTCTTCTTCACGGAATTCATATCGATCG CCTTCATGTTTTATATGTTGCAATTCCTGCAAGTTCCACTGCTGGAGCGATTGAGCGGATTCCGGCAAttgcaaaacatcaaacggcaTTACTGGATCGCCACGTTAGCGTTTGACTTCACGCTGCACATCGTAGTGTGTCTGATGGTAGTGATTCTAGCTGTTCTACTGGATAAGGAGCGTGTGTTTTCGGCTGAGTCCTATCGGCTCATCTTTTCGGTGCTTCTACTGTATGGTCTGTTCGCCCTAGTGGTTGTATACATCGTGAGCCAGACCGTCGAGAGTGCAAACACCGCCATGACTGTCATGAGCTACTTAATGATCATAGCCG TTGGCGGAGTGTTTCTACTATCCGATGGCTACGACAatataaagcaaaacaacattcCGATCTATGCTCTGCATGTGGTGCCAGAATTTGGATTGAAACACTCGATGCGGGTTATATACGAGAATCAAAAATTAACCGCCTATGAAAGCGTATCCAACAAACGAACCGATGAGCAGAACCACAAAGAAGCTATTTATCCGATCGCATTTTACATTGTCAGTCCGATTGTTGCAATCGTACTGGCAATCGTGTTGGATGTGATCGTAGAAAACAAGATCAATCGTGAACGATTAAATGACAACATTGTTAAAATAGGTACGCTCAAAAGACGTATCACATTCCGCAAGCCTGCAGCAGGTGTGAGTAGTGATAGCCCATCAGTCATGGAGGCCGGTAATGGAGGGCTTGGGAGAGATGTAACCGACAGCTCACCGACGGTTTACGATGATGTTGATCAGGAAGCGGACACAGTGAATCAGTTGTATGTGCAGGACGGTAGCAGCGATAAGGAAGACCAGTATGCGCTGGTGGTGAAAAATGTGAGAAAAAATTACGGAATGCATGGTGCCGTGAACGGTATTAGCTTTGCCGTGAAAAAGGGAGAGTGTTTTGGATTGCTTGGCATGAACGGGGCCGGTAAGACGACCATGTTTCAAATGGTTTCCGGAAATTTGCCACTCTCGCAGGGCGAAATCTATATGCAGGGCAAGAAGCTGGATCTCAACAACGAGGAAACATATCGCGAAAAGTATGGCTACTGTCCGCAGCTGGACGCGTTACTCGATTTCATGACCGTGTATCAGGTTATCGATTACTTTGCGCGCCTGAAAAGCATTCCAAACCGTGAGGAAGTGATTCGTCGCTGGCTGACGGAACTAGACATCCTAGCGTACACAGACCATGAACTGCGCGAATGTTCAGGGGGCACGAAGCGAAAAGTCAATACCATACTGGCTCTTATCGGTAACCCCTCGGTGGTACTGCTGGATGAACCTACCACCGGTGTCGATCCCAAGTCACGCCACTTTCTGTGGAACTCCATCAAAACGATACAGCGACATAATCAAACAGTTTTGCTCACGTCACACAGCATGGACGAGTGTGAGGAGTTATGCGATCGATTGTCGATCATGGTTCGAGGGAGGCTCCGGTGTATCGGATTCATACCGCAGCTTAAGCAACGACACGGTCAGGGTTTCAATTTGCTTTTTAAACTACAAGACACTTTTGCTGCGGCAGACAACAGCCGCGAGGAGTGTGTTCAACTCATAGCACTCATCAAGGATCGCTTCAATGCTACGCTACAAGAGGAACATAAG GGTATGCTAAAGTTCCTCGtcaatccaacgcttaaactATCGGAGCTGTTTGCTCAGGCAGAAGCCTTAAAGAACGAGCGCAGCAACCAGATTGCCAGCTATTCTATCAACGAATCCTCACTCGAAGatattttccttcgtttccaaAAGAAACATCGTAGGTTAGAGTCCGCTTTCTAA
- the LOC125952142 gene encoding zinc finger protein 778-like gives MAVVTVDGAELHPAMCRLCLQSGPETSTVSIFSVANGFVVAQMAQDCLGIEIVKDGSAYENVCSPCIVSLVSMYELYLKYHECNRVFLQLLQASLEHAVCSPVDLQLEDLIEEDYSIDEESVEIVSVDEPDADSNASVGQVFEDSVYYMQDFGVYVRSAGEIDGLPNGPSVEETEWAAPVQQVTGTLMDELNAQVARLDGQEMANTSPTQEIISSHPALNDKPVVTVVTAETFCGLQPQPPRVHQDQERDQTFQEPKHHCFICETSFQNDIELVNHFPAHFLDVPQDCNLCGTHYRTVMNLNRHLAYHQPGRPYKCNLCERRFSDSQAFERHTAEFHYAQQRHAVAVADDAEQHLLVCDICGKMYVLAEPYEQHVRLHEHGQQQHQCKLCERSFPRNIYLLFHLETHARIRPHRCRYCSIPFASLYLKNFHEKRHPPEGSDVPGLMNGEREARVQAVVSRRCPLCLTTCRTKQRLLAHIETFHPADTRIQLLQCSFRDCRLRFLDLGEFQSHITDHHVDDRFPCTHCARVFKRQRLLTTHLTTAHGIEGLDATVASRPRCSFRCVSCAKTFRTDRTYQLHLVTVHSQNEPGMNDS, from the coding sequence ATGGCGGTAGTAACTGTGGACGGAGCCGAACTACATCCGGCTATGTGTCGATTGTGTCTGCAGTCCGGTCCCGAAACATCGACCGTGTCGATTTTTAGCGTTGCAAATGGGTTTGTCGTGGCACAGATGGCACAGGATTGTTTGGGAATCGAGATCGTAAAGGATGGATCGGCTTACGAGAACGTCTGCTCACCCTGCATCGTATCGTTGGTCTCGATGTACGAACTGTACCTGAAGTATCATGAGTGCAACCGTGTGTTTCTGCAACTGCTCCAGGCGTCGCTAGAACATGCGGTGTGTAGTCCAGTAGATTTGCAGTTGGAGGATCTCATCGAGGAAGACTACAGTATTGATGAAGAGAGTGTCGAGATTGTTAGCGTAGATGAACCAGATGCAGATAGCAATGCTAGCGTGGGCCAAGTATTTGAGGATTCCGTTTACTACATGCAAGATTTCGGAGTGTACGTACGCTCTGCGGGTGAGATCGATGGATTACCGAATGGTCCGTCCGTAGAGGAAACGGAGTGGGCTGCTCCCGTGCAGCAGGTCACAGGAACACTGATGGATGAGCTGAATGCACAAGTTGCTCGATTGGACGGTCAGGAAATGGCAAACACAAGTCCGACACAGGagatcatctcatctcatccggCTTTGAATGATAAACCGGTGGTAACCGTAGTAACGGCAGAAACGTTTTGTGGATTGCAACCGCAGCCTCCAAGAGTGCACCAAGATCAGGAAAGGGATCAAACATTTCAGGAACCGAAGCATCACTGTTTCATTTGCGAAACGAGCTTCCAGAACGACATTGAACTCGTCAATCACTTTCCAGCACATTTTTTAGACGTCCCACAAGATTGCAACCTTTGTGGAACTCACTATCGCACCGTCATGAATCTCAATCGTCATCTTGCCTATCATCAACCGGGACGTCCATACAAATGTAATCTCTGCGAGCGGCGGTTCTCCGATAGTCAGGCATTCGAGCGACATACGGCAGAGTTCCATTACGCCCAACAGCGTCATGCCGTTGCGgttgccgatgatgccgaGCAGCATTTGCTGGTGTGCGACATTTGTGGAAAGATGTATGTCCTTGCGGAACCGTATGAGCAGCACGTTCGACTGCATGAAcatggccagcaacagcatcagtgTAAGCTTTGCGAGCGATCCTTTCCCCGGAACATCTATCTGCTATTTCACCTGGAAACACATGCCAGAATACGACCGCATCGTTGCCGCTATTgctcgatcccattcgcatcaCTCTATTTGAAGAATTTCCACGAGAAACGGCATCCACCAGAAGGTTCCGACGTACCGGGGCTGATGAATGGGGAACGAGAAGCACGCGTACAGGCAGTAGTATCTCGACGTTGTCCACTTTGCTTAACGACGTGTCGGACGAAACAGCGCCTTCTTGCGCACATCGAAACCTTCCACCCTGCCGACACGCGTATCCAACTGCTCCAGTGTTCGTTTCGCGATTGCCGGCTAAGGTTTCTAGATCTGGGCGAGTTTCAAAGTCACATTACCGATCATCACGTTGACGATCGCTTCCCCTGTACGCACTGTGCTCGTGTTTTCAAAAGGCAACGGCTTCTCACAACTCATCTCACTACGGCGCACGGTATAGAAGGGCTCGACGCAACCGTAGCATCACGGCCACGATGCAGCTTCCGATGTGTTAGCTGCGCCAAAACTttccgaaccgatcgaacgtACCAATTGCATCTAGTAACAGTGCATTCCCAGAACGAACCTGGCATGAACGATAGTTAG